The genomic region GCTCCTTCACTCCCTGGCCTTCGGAACTTTGAAGCCTTACCTGGCCGACCATTTCGACGACAGCCTGCAGCCATCGCAAGTGGAAATGACCGTGGACGTGATGGCCCACAGCCTGGTTTACTGGGTACAGGATTTGGTGCGCCGAAAGTTGATGGGCGAGGGGGGACGTATTTTCGCCATGACCAGCTCGGGCGCCGCCAGGGTCTTCCCGACCTATGGCGCAGTATCGGCTGCCAAGGCCGCCCTGGAATCGCACATCCGCCAACTGGCGTTCGAGCTGGCACCCCTGGGAATCACCGCCAATGCCATTCGGGCGGGTGTGACTGACACCCCCGCCCTGCGCAGAATTCCCGGCTGCGACAAATTACTGGAGGGAGCGCTCCGTCGCAATCCCAGCCGCAGGCTGACCACGCCCCGGGATGTGGCGGCGGCCATCACTGTACTTGCCCAACCCGGCGCCTACTGGATGACCGGGAATGTCATCGGAGTTGACGGCGGGGAGGATATCGTCGGCTGACAC from Candidatus Acidiferrales bacterium harbors:
- a CDS encoding SDR family oxidoreductase, yielding MGEKRSEKEVAWALVLGSSSGFGEACSLELARSGMNIFGVHLDRRATLPHVEDVVREIQSTGRQAVFFNNNAADPEQRKIVLDQMEETFRQTRQPATVRVLLHSLAFGTLKPYLADHFDDSLQPSQVEMTVDVMAHSLVYWVQDLVRRKLMGEGGRIFAMTSSGAARVFPTYGAVSAAKAALESHIRQLAFELAPLGITANAIRAGVTDTPALRRIPGCDKLLEGALRRNPSRRLTTPRDVAAAITVLAQPGAYWMTGNVIGVDGGEDIVG